Sequence from the Flavobacteriales bacterium genome:
TCTCCAACAAGACTCCGGTACATGCGTGCTGAGCATGATAGTCCTTGAGGGCGAGATAGCCCACAGCCCCGTGAGGGTCCAAGGTGTAGCCTGTGCGCTCGAATACATCCTGGATAGATGCTCGGGTCTCGTCATCACTGAATGAATTGCCTACCAGCATTTCCTTCATCTGTTCCACTTTCCCATTAAAAAGTGCTTCCATACGCTGAAAGTTGGACGGGTCTCCCACATCCATTGCATTGGAGATAGTAGACTGAGAAGGTCGAGGTTCGTATTTCCCATTTTGCAGATAGCTGGGTACGATGTCATTGACATTGGTCGCAGCGATGATCTTCTGCACGGGTAGACCCATACGGTGAGCGATGAGTCCAGCTGTGAGATTTCCGAAATTGCCGGAGGGCACGCAGAAGACCAGATCATCGGG
This genomic interval carries:
- a CDS encoding threonine synthase, which encodes DSELNEKYMLSSANSINIARLIPQSFYYVGAYAQLDAPDDLVFCVPSGNFGNLTAGLIAHRMGLPVQKIIAATNVNDIVPSYLQNGKYEPRPSQSTISNAMDVGDPSNFQRMEALFNGKVEQMKEMLVGNSFSDDETRASIQDVFERTGYTLDPHGAVGYLALKDYHAQHACTGVLLETAHPAKFLPVMDELIDQVDVPHALSRLKDLEKVAYPCSIDFEDFKSFLLDR